From a region of the Halanaerobium hydrogeniformans genome:
- a CDS encoding 2-oxoacid:acceptor oxidoreductase subunit alpha, translating into MDFNIVIAGEAGQGLKTVESLLTKTFSRHGYYLFSTKDYMSRIRGGHNFMQVRISDEKVEGPAEGIDLLVALNEESVEVHRDEMSERGVILTSLESDSDQVVTIDAKAIAKDVNPRAANTVFVGAAFKIMGLPTKEAKTALKEHFAKKESVIEDNLTLLDQGYETVNEVFELEDLGAKEGRMIIDGNSAVGLGAALAGLSFYAAYPMSPSTGILTYLAGKQEELGIVVEQAEDEIAAINMALGGTYSGMRSMTGTSGGGLALMAEGVGLAGITETPIVIADVQRPGPATGLPTRTGQGDLLFAINIAQDEFPLMVIAPKDQEDAVYQTFRAFNLADKYQIPVIILSDQFIGDSSKTISEIDTSGLEINRYLMDETEVEGEYKRYKYTEDGISPRAYPGQLKDQIVLLDSDEHDEFAHIVEDGETRNKMVEKRARKMEKLKEEDLLDAEYFGPEDPEYIIVNWGSTAGPTKEARKLLADEFKVGQLCFNDVWPLPEKMIKEKAAEAELVIVENNSTAQFAKLLRSETGIKADYNILKYDGRPFSGSELARRFKEEVSK; encoded by the coding sequence TTGGATTTTAATATTGTAATTGCTGGAGAAGCAGGACAGGGTTTAAAAACCGTAGAATCACTTTTAACAAAAACTTTTTCCAGGCACGGATATTACTTATTCAGCACCAAAGATTATATGTCAAGAATCAGAGGTGGCCATAACTTTATGCAGGTCAGAATAAGTGATGAAAAGGTTGAAGGTCCAGCAGAAGGAATAGATTTGCTGGTCGCATTAAATGAAGAAAGCGTTGAGGTTCATCGGGATGAGATGAGTGAGCGAGGAGTCATTTTAACTTCACTTGAATCCGATTCTGATCAGGTTGTGACTATTGATGCAAAAGCAATCGCAAAAGATGTAAACCCCAGAGCAGCAAACACGGTGTTTGTAGGTGCTGCTTTTAAAATTATGGGACTTCCTACAAAAGAGGCAAAAACTGCTTTAAAAGAACATTTTGCCAAAAAAGAATCTGTAATCGAAGATAATCTCACCTTATTAGATCAGGGCTATGAAACAGTAAACGAGGTTTTTGAGCTTGAAGATTTAGGTGCTAAAGAAGGTAGAATGATTATTGATGGTAATAGTGCAGTTGGTCTTGGAGCAGCTTTAGCCGGGCTGAGCTTTTATGCGGCTTATCCGATGTCACCATCTACAGGTATTTTAACTTATCTGGCTGGAAAACAGGAAGAGCTGGGGATAGTTGTAGAACAGGCAGAAGACGAAATTGCCGCGATCAATATGGCCCTGGGTGGCACATACAGTGGTATGCGTTCAATGACTGGTACCTCAGGTGGAGGTTTAGCACTGATGGCTGAAGGGGTTGGACTGGCCGGTATTACAGAAACACCAATTGTAATTGCAGATGTACAGAGACCAGGGCCAGCAACAGGCCTACCGACAAGAACAGGACAGGGCGACCTATTATTTGCAATAAATATTGCCCAGGACGAGTTTCCTTTAATGGTTATTGCTCCTAAGGATCAGGAAGACGCAGTTTACCAGACCTTTAGAGCCTTTAACCTGGCTGATAAATATCAGATTCCAGTAATTATTTTATCTGATCAATTTATCGGTGATTCTTCTAAAACTATCAGTGAAATAGATACTAGTGGATTAGAGATCAATAGATATCTTATGGATGAAACAGAAGTTGAAGGAGAATATAAGCGCTATAAATATACTGAAGATGGTATCTCACCACGAGCTTATCCAGGTCAGTTAAAAGATCAGATTGTTTTACTAGACAGTGATGAGCATGACGAATTTGCTCATATAGTTGAAGATGGTGAAACAAGAAATAAGATGGTTGAAAAACGGGCCAGAAAAATGGAAAAACTAAAAGAAGAAGATCTCTTAGATGCAGAATATTTTGGTCCTGAAGATCCTGAATATATAATAGTTAATTGGGGTTCTACAGCTGGTCCAACTAAAGAAGCAAGAAAATTACTTGCTGATGAATTTAAGGTAGGGCAGCTTTGCTTTAATGATGTCTGGCCATTACCGGAGAAAATGATAAAAGAAAAAGCAGCTGAAGCTGAATTAGTGATTGTAGAGAATAATAGTACAGCTCAATTTGCAAAACTGCTGAGATCTGAGACCGGTATTAAGGCTGATTATAATATTTTAAAATATGATGGTAGACCATTTTCCGGCAGCGAATTAGCGAGAAGATTTAAAGAAGAGGTGAGCAAATAA
- a CDS encoding thiamine pyrophosphate-dependent enzyme, whose translation MTDINTYEADRETAWCPGCGNFPLRTALAESLAEMDLKPEEITMYTGIGQAAKMPHYIKVNGFNGLHGRSLPPAVAMKVANPEMTVIVESGDGCSYGEGGNHILHNIRRNLDIIHLVHDNQIYGLTKGQASPTSGPEIKTGVQTHGVNAEPFNPVRFAVGMKASFVARSTVGDREHLKEMIKAAKAHKGYALIDIFQPCVSFNKINTYQWYNKRVYKLEDHDPGDYEAAVKLADEFGDKIPIGIIYQEEKPSFRDRIPYLKDKALVDRRPKVEELKFLIDEFK comes from the coding sequence ATGACTGATATAAATACTTATGAAGCAGATAGAGAAACTGCCTGGTGTCCAGGCTGTGGTAACTTTCCTCTCAGAACCGCTCTAGCAGAATCTCTGGCTGAAATGGATTTAAAGCCAGAAGAGATTACTATGTATACTGGAATCGGCCAGGCTGCAAAAATGCCTCATTATATAAAAGTTAATGGTTTTAACGGTCTTCATGGGCGTTCATTACCACCTGCAGTGGCTATGAAGGTTGCAAATCCAGAAATGACTGTAATAGTAGAATCTGGTGATGGCTGTAGTTATGGTGAAGGTGGTAATCATATACTCCATAATATCAGACGAAATCTTGATATTATTCACCTTGTTCATGATAATCAGATTTATGGACTTACCAAAGGCCAGGCCTCTCCAACCAGTGGGCCAGAAATTAAAACCGGAGTTCAGACCCATGGAGTTAATGCAGAACCTTTTAATCCAGTTCGCTTTGCAGTTGGTATGAAAGCCAGCTTTGTGGCCCGGAGTACAGTAGGGGATAGGGAGCACCTTAAAGAAATGATTAAAGCAGCTAAAGCTCATAAAGGCTATGCTTTAATAGATATTTTTCAACCCTGTGTATCTTTTAACAAGATTAATACCTATCAGTGGTACAATAAGCGGGTCTATAAATTAGAAGACCATGATCCCGGTGATTATGAGGCAGCTGTTAAGTTGGCAGATGAGTTTGGAGATAAGATTCCTATCGGGATCATCTATCAGGAAGAAAAACCAAGCTTTAGGGATAGAATTCCTTATCTTAAAGATAAAGCACTGGTTGATAGAAGACCCAAGGTTGAAGAATTGAAGTTTTTAATTGACGAGTTTAAATAA
- a CDS encoding ferritin family protein, producing MDIYEFAINFEQENRAFYEEFAEKCSHTSLKSVFLNLADEERKHENIIRQMRDNKELDSVESDILPKAKEAFEAISKDLPENEIFDTEQVDVYRKAIAVEEKSIEFYTEQAEKATDPETKAAFERLAEEEKKHEKIMRNITEMVNRPNTWLEDAEWYHLDEY from the coding sequence ATGGATATTTATGAATTTGCGATTAATTTTGAACAGGAAAATCGAGCTTTTTACGAGGAATTTGCTGAAAAGTGCAGCCATACTTCACTAAAAAGTGTATTTTTAAATCTTGCTGATGAAGAACGCAAACATGAAAATATAATCAGACAAATGCGTGATAACAAAGAACTTGATTCAGTAGAATCAGATATTTTACCAAAAGCTAAAGAGGCATTTGAAGCGATTTCTAAAGATCTGCCTGAAAACGAAATTTTCGACACTGAACAGGTAGATGTGTATCGGAAAGCAATTGCTGTTGAAGAAAAAAGTATCGAGTTTTATACTGAGCAGGCAGAAAAAGCAACAGATCCTGAAACAAAAGCAGCTTTTGAACGTCTGGCAGAAGAAGAAAAGAAACACGAAAAGATCATGAGAAATATAACTGAAATGGTTAATCGTCCAAATACCTGGTTAGAAGATGCAGAATGGTATCATCTGGATGAATATTAA
- the hcp gene encoding hydroxylamine reductase has protein sequence MFCYQCQETAKNEGCTVRGVCGKDADVANLQDLLIFVLKGVSVYAEKAKEEGIDLSAKTAPFIMEGLFATITNANFDAKRFEDLIVEAFSLRDEVKAEFEKAYQKNHGEEFDGELPEHAVWTAEEVDEYYTKGEGVGVLETDDVDLRSLRELATYGLKGIAAYGDHARVLGKHKEEIDRFTQKVLAATTDDSLSVDELVGLVMETGEKAVETMALLDEANTSTYGHPEPTEVNIGVNDNPGILISGHDLKDMEELLEQTEGTGVDVYTHSEMLPANSYPAFKKYDHFVGNYGNSWWKQDKEFEQFNGPILMTTNCITPVKDSYKDRIFTTGMAGYPGVTHIPDREEGGSKDFSEIIELAKTCDSPVQLEEGTIPGGYARNTVMSVADKVIEAVENGDISRFVVMGGCDGRFKSRDYFTDVAKELPEDAVILTAGCAKYRYNKLDLGDIGGIPRVLDAGQCNDSYSLAYIALQLKEALDLDDINELPISYDIAWYEQKAVAVLLALLSLGVKGIRLGPTLPAFVSENVLNVLVDKFDIKPTTDAESDVAAIMAGE, from the coding sequence ATGTTTTGTTATCAGTGTCAGGAGACAGCTAAAAACGAGGGCTGTACAGTTCGAGGTGTCTGTGGAAAAGATGCAGATGTAGCTAATCTTCAGGATCTATTGATATTTGTTTTAAAAGGTGTTTCAGTTTATGCAGAAAAGGCAAAAGAAGAAGGGATAGATCTTTCAGCAAAAACAGCACCATTTATCATGGAGGGTTTATTTGCAACGATTACCAATGCTAACTTTGATGCCAAGCGCTTTGAAGATTTAATTGTTGAGGCTTTTTCCTTAAGAGATGAAGTAAAAGCAGAGTTTGAAAAGGCTTATCAAAAAAATCATGGTGAAGAATTTGATGGTGAACTACCTGAACATGCTGTCTGGACAGCAGAAGAAGTTGATGAATATTACACTAAAGGTGAAGGTGTAGGAGTTCTAGAAACAGATGATGTTGATCTAAGATCTTTAAGAGAGCTTGCTACCTATGGTCTAAAAGGTATTGCAGCTTATGGAGATCATGCCAGAGTATTAGGAAAACATAAGGAAGAAATTGATAGATTCACTCAAAAAGTACTTGCTGCAACTACAGATGATAGCTTAAGTGTTGATGAACTGGTAGGTCTGGTTATGGAAACAGGTGAAAAGGCCGTAGAAACAATGGCTCTACTTGATGAGGCTAATACTTCTACCTATGGTCACCCTGAGCCTACAGAGGTTAATATCGGTGTAAATGATAATCCTGGTATTTTAATCAGTGGTCATGATCTAAAAGATATGGAAGAATTATTAGAGCAGACAGAAGGTACTGGAGTAGATGTTTATACTCACAGTGAAATGCTGCCGGCTAATTCCTATCCAGCTTTCAAAAAATATGATCACTTTGTAGGTAACTATGGTAATTCATGGTGGAAACAGGATAAAGAATTCGAGCAGTTTAATGGTCCGATTTTGATGACTACTAACTGTATAACACCGGTTAAAGATTCTTACAAAGACAGAATCTTTACTACAGGTATGGCGGGTTATCCGGGTGTAACTCATATTCCTGATCGTGAAGAAGGTGGAAGTAAGGACTTTTCTGAAATAATCGAATTAGCTAAAACATGTGATTCTCCAGTTCAGCTTGAAGAAGGTACAATTCCAGGTGGTTATGCTCGTAATACGGTAATGAGTGTTGCCGATAAAGTTATCGAAGCTGTAGAAAATGGAGATATCAGCCGTTTTGTTGTGATGGGTGGTTGTGATGGCCGCTTTAAATCCAGAGATTATTTTACAGATGTAGCTAAAGAACTACCAGAGGATGCTGTAATCTTAACTGCTGGTTGTGCAAAATACCGCTATAACAAATTAGATTTAGGAGATATTGGTGGAATTCCTAGAGTTCTAGATGCAGGTCAGTGTAATGACTCTTATTCCTTAGCTTATATTGCCTTACAGCTTAAAGAAGCTTTAGACCTTGATGATATAAATGAACTACCTATTTCTTATGATATCGCCTGGTATGAGCAAAAAGCTGTAGCAGTATTACTTGCTCTGCTTTCACTGGGGGTTAAAGGAATCCGCTTAGGACCCACCTTACCAGCCTTTGTTTCAGAAAATGTATTAAATGTACTGGTTGATAAATTTGATATCAAGCCAACTACTGATGCAGAATCTGATGTTGCTGCTATTATGGCAGGAGAGTAA